In one Streptomyces marincola genomic region, the following are encoded:
- the folK gene encoding 2-amino-4-hydroxy-6-hydroxymethyldihydropteridine diphosphokinase: MIPSNAASSPDPTVQPVPASVVQQVDAADSTLHNPQRAVLSLGSNLGNRLDTLQGALDALADTPGLRVKAVSPVYETEPWGVDPGSQPTYFNAVVIIKTTLPPASLWERAQAIEEAFERVRDSRWGPRTLDVDIVAYQGVVSDDPALTLPHPRAHERAFVLVPWHDVEPDAEVPGRGAVADLLPALGDQGVSLRTDAALVLPD; the protein is encoded by the coding sequence ATGATCCCCAGCAACGCCGCTTCCTCCCCCGACCCGACCGTGCAGCCGGTGCCCGCCTCGGTGGTGCAGCAGGTGGACGCCGCGGACTCGACCCTGCACAACCCGCAGCGCGCCGTCCTCTCCCTCGGCAGCAACCTGGGCAACCGCCTCGACACCCTCCAGGGCGCGCTCGACGCGCTCGCCGACACCCCGGGACTGCGGGTCAAGGCCGTCTCGCCGGTCTACGAGACCGAGCCGTGGGGCGTCGACCCCGGCAGCCAGCCCACCTACTTCAACGCCGTGGTCATCATCAAGACCACGCTGCCGCCCGCCTCCCTGTGGGAACGCGCCCAGGCCATCGAAGAAGCGTTCGAACGCGTACGGGACAGCCGCTGGGGGCCGCGTACCCTCGATGTCGACATCGTCGCGTACCAGGGAGTCGTCTCCGACGACCCGGCGCTCACCCTCCCGCACCCGCGGGCCCACGAGCGGGCGTTCGTCCTGGTGCCGTGGCACGATGTCGAGCCCGACGCCGAGGTGCCGGGCCGCGGCGCGGTGGCGGACCTGCTGCCGGCCCTGGGCGACCAGGGCGTCTCGCTCCGGACCGACGCCGCGCTCGTGCTCCCTGACTGA
- the folB gene encoding dihydroneopterin aldolase, which yields MDRITLRGLRAEGFHGVLPRERAEGQLFVVDVVLGLDTRPAAASDDLALTVDYGAVAAEVTAVVAGPPCDLLETLAQRIADQCLAHDAVREAEVTVHKPQAPITVPFDDVTLTIKRSRA from the coding sequence GTGGACCGCATCACCCTGCGCGGACTGCGCGCCGAGGGCTTTCACGGCGTCCTGCCGCGGGAACGTGCGGAAGGACAACTGTTCGTCGTCGATGTGGTGCTCGGGCTCGACACCCGCCCGGCGGCGGCCTCGGACGACCTCGCGCTGACGGTGGACTACGGCGCGGTCGCGGCCGAGGTCACCGCCGTCGTCGCGGGCCCGCCGTGCGACCTGCTGGAAACGCTGGCGCAGCGCATCGCCGACCAGTGCCTCGCCCACGACGCCGTGCGCGAGGCGGAGGTGACGGTGCACAAGCCGCAGGCACCGATCACCGTTCCCTTCGACGACGTGACCCTCACCATCAAGCGGAGCCGAGCATGA
- the folP gene encoding dihydropteroate synthase: MSYSHGHVSGLPRWDRCAVMGVVNVTPDSFSDGGRWFDTEAAIKRGLALVAEGADLIDVGGESTRPGASRVDEAEELRRVVPVVRALAAEGAVVSVDTMRASVARAAVAAGARVVNDVSGGRADPGMVPSVAEAGVPFVVMHWRGQSVDMNERAVYADVVGEVLAELRESVEHAVAGGIPAERLIADPGLGFAKQAAHDLALVAATARLRAELGLPLLVAASRKRFLGRALVPPGAAPPPARARDAATAAVTALAAGAGAWAVRVHEVRANADAVRVVRAVGGADGRGDDGAAVGGTDAGAGGGGS; this comes from the coding sequence ATGAGCTACTCGCACGGCCACGTGTCCGGCTTGCCCCGCTGGGACCGCTGCGCGGTCATGGGGGTGGTCAATGTCACACCGGACTCGTTCTCCGACGGCGGGCGCTGGTTCGACACCGAGGCCGCGATCAAACGGGGCCTGGCCCTGGTGGCCGAGGGCGCCGACCTGATCGACGTCGGCGGCGAGTCGACCCGGCCGGGCGCCTCCCGCGTCGACGAGGCCGAGGAGTTGCGCCGGGTCGTCCCCGTGGTGCGCGCGCTGGCCGCGGAGGGGGCCGTGGTCAGCGTGGACACGATGCGCGCCTCGGTGGCCAGAGCCGCGGTCGCGGCCGGTGCCCGCGTGGTCAACGACGTGAGCGGCGGCCGGGCCGATCCCGGCATGGTGCCCTCGGTCGCGGAGGCGGGCGTGCCGTTCGTCGTGATGCACTGGCGCGGCCAGAGCGTCGACATGAACGAGCGGGCCGTGTACGCGGACGTCGTGGGCGAGGTCCTGGCCGAGCTGCGCGAGAGCGTCGAGCACGCGGTGGCCGGGGGCATCCCGGCCGAGCGGCTGATCGCCGACCCAGGGCTCGGCTTCGCGAAGCAGGCCGCGCACGACCTCGCGCTCGTCGCGGCGACCGCGCGGCTGCGCGCGGAACTCGGCCTCCCGCTGCTGGTCGCGGCCTCGCGCAAGCGGTTCCTCGGCCGGGCCCTCGTCCCGCCGGGCGCCGCGCCCCCGCCGGCCAGGGCCAGGGACGCCGCGACGGCCGCGGTGACCGCGCTGGCGGCGGGCGCGGGCGCGTGGGCGGTGCGCGTGCACGAGGTGCGGGCGAACGCGGACGCCGTGCGGGTCGTCCGCGCGGTCGGCGGCGCGGACGGCAGGGGCGACGACGGGGCCGCGGTCGGCGGCACGGACGCCGGCGCGGGGGGCGGTGGCTCGTGA
- a CDS encoding nuclear transport factor 2 family protein: MSGAGTDVEAVAAANTALYDALERGDLDALSAQWLTEDVSVVHPGWPVITGRQDVMRSYALIMANTEYIQFFLTDVEVSVLGDTALVTCTENILSGGPAEEDGSAGPLVGGLVVATNIFRRAGDGAWKVWARHGSPVLIDRDDEDEDDEENGDGPAEGGPGGVTGFA, encoded by the coding sequence GTGAGCGGGGCGGGGACGGACGTCGAGGCGGTCGCCGCGGCGAACACCGCGCTGTACGACGCCCTCGAACGCGGCGACCTCGACGCGCTGTCCGCGCAGTGGCTGACCGAGGACGTCAGCGTGGTGCACCCGGGGTGGCCGGTGATCACCGGGCGGCAGGACGTCATGCGCTCCTACGCGCTGATCATGGCCAACACCGAGTACATCCAGTTCTTCCTGACGGACGTCGAGGTGTCCGTCCTCGGTGACACGGCGCTCGTCACCTGCACGGAGAACATCCTCAGCGGCGGCCCGGCCGAGGAGGACGGCTCGGCGGGTCCGCTGGTCGGCGGCCTCGTGGTGGCGACGAACATCTTCCGGCGCGCCGGGGACGGCGCGTGGAAGGTGTGGGCGCGCCACGGCTCCCCGGTGCTGATCGACCGCGACGACGAGGACGAGGACGACGAGGAGAACGGGGACGGGCCCGCGGAGGGCGGCCCCGGGGGCGTCACCGGCTTCGCCTGA
- a CDS encoding DUF6317 family protein: MGYDLEITVDEVRELGEKLRLVATEFENAEDVASEYADEVGHDGLAGELEEFAENWRIHRNKLMESLESFAEKAREAADGYDGVENDLVDAIEGNNG, encoded by the coding sequence ATGGGATACGACCTCGAAATCACCGTGGACGAAGTCCGCGAGCTGGGCGAGAAACTGCGCCTGGTGGCCACCGAGTTCGAGAACGCGGAGGACGTCGCCTCCGAGTACGCCGACGAAGTGGGCCACGACGGCCTCGCGGGCGAGCTTGAGGAGTTCGCGGAGAACTGGCGCATCCACCGCAACAAGCTGATGGAGAGCCTGGAGAGCTTCGCCGAGAAGGCCAGGGAGGCCGCCGACGGCTACGACGGCGTCGAGAACGACCTCGTCGACGCGATTGAAGGGAACAACGGGTGA
- a CDS encoding PH domain-containing protein yields the protein MSGGTEDFPAGSGKRLHPLTPWRRAWAPLAGLFAVGLQNADQIGSWSDSLGFVWPALLVAGVLLCAACYGWLSWRVTRYLVTDTELRIRTGLLFRRAAHLRLDRIQSIDITRPLLARALGVAKLKMDVVGSGAADELAFLDEREARELRAELLARAAGIAPEAAPTAGEAPARELFRVESRTLGWALALLGSTWGSLLLAAVVTPLIWSATSSWFAALVVAVPMFAAVWQAGLGSFLSQYGWTVGESPDGLRLDHGLLQREHATVPPGRVQSVRIVEPLLWRPRGWVRVELEVAGAGNESGLLLPVATKEVAAALIGRFLPAVDIDEAMAAVGPAPRRARWALPVWRVGYGHGVTGTVFVARRGRLRRTHTLVPHAKVQSVRLTQGPWMQRLRLADIHVDHGANGTASARLQDADYAEREVAAQAGRSRLGRGSAAPERWLTGAAAPAPEADAQDNAAQDQAAPENAAPAPDAAQHTAAPGHGADGRVAEDRPGGAADGGPPAATRDGAGREESAERRD from the coding sequence ATGAGCGGTGGCACGGAGGACTTCCCGGCGGGCAGCGGGAAGCGGCTGCACCCGCTCACCCCGTGGCGGCGGGCCTGGGCGCCGCTGGCCGGCCTGTTCGCCGTCGGGCTCCAGAACGCGGACCAGATCGGCTCGTGGTCGGACTCGCTCGGCTTCGTGTGGCCCGCGCTGCTGGTGGCGGGCGTCCTGCTGTGCGCGGCCTGCTACGGCTGGCTGTCGTGGCGCGTGACGCGCTACCTCGTGACCGACACGGAACTGCGCATCAGGACGGGCCTGCTGTTCCGGCGGGCGGCGCACCTGCGGCTCGACCGCATCCAGTCCATCGACATCACGCGGCCCCTGCTGGCGCGGGCGCTCGGCGTGGCGAAGTTGAAGATGGACGTGGTGGGCTCGGGCGCGGCCGACGAGCTGGCGTTCCTCGACGAGCGCGAGGCCCGCGAGCTGCGCGCCGAACTGCTGGCCAGGGCCGCGGGCATCGCGCCCGAGGCGGCGCCGACCGCGGGCGAGGCCCCGGCGCGGGAGCTGTTCCGGGTCGAGTCGCGCACGCTCGGCTGGGCGCTCGCGCTGCTCGGCAGCACGTGGGGGTCCCTGCTGCTCGCGGCGGTGGTGACCCCGTTGATCTGGTCGGCGACCTCAAGCTGGTTCGCGGCGCTCGTCGTGGCGGTGCCGATGTTCGCGGCGGTGTGGCAGGCCGGGCTCGGCAGCTTCCTCAGCCAGTACGGCTGGACGGTGGGCGAGTCGCCCGACGGGCTGCGGCTGGACCACGGGCTGCTCCAGCGGGAGCACGCGACCGTGCCGCCCGGCCGGGTGCAGTCCGTGCGGATCGTGGAGCCGCTGCTGTGGCGCCCGCGCGGCTGGGTCCGCGTCGAACTCGAGGTCGCGGGCGCGGGCAACGAGAGCGGGCTGCTGCTGCCCGTCGCGACCAAGGAGGTCGCGGCGGCGCTGATCGGGCGCTTCCTGCCGGCCGTCGACATCGACGAGGCGATGGCGGCGGTCGGCCCCGCGCCGCGCCGGGCGCGCTGGGCGCTGCCGGTGTGGCGGGTCGGGTACGGGCACGGCGTGACCGGCACGGTGTTCGTCGCGCGGCGGGGGCGCCTGCGCAGAACGCACACGCTGGTGCCGCACGCGAAGGTGCAGAGCGTCCGGCTGACGCAGGGCCCGTGGATGCAGCGGCTGCGGCTTGCCGACATCCACGTCGACCACGGCGCGAACGGCACGGCGAGCGCGCGCCTCCAGGACGCGGACTACGCGGAGCGCGAGGTGGCGGCGCAGGCCGGCCGTTCCCGGCTGGGCCGGGGCAGCGCGGCCCCGGAACGCTGGCTCACCGGCGCCGCCGCACCCGCCCCGGAGGCGGACGCGCAGGACAACGCCGCACAGGACCAGGCCGCGCCGGAGAACGCCGCGCCCGCCCCGGACGCAGCGCAGCACACCGCCGCGCCGGGGCACGGTGCGGACGGGCGCGTCGCGGAGGACAGGCCGGGGGGCGCGGCGGACGGCGGGCCGCCCGCGGCGACGCGGGACGGAGCCGGCCGGGAGGAGTCGGCGGAACGCCGGGACTGA
- a CDS encoding PH domain-containing protein, which translates to MDTVARGPGPRGGTGEAGETWRPVLPALLRMRRLLLVLWLGPLALLCGLLPPLLGAGAFALLALPPLAAAAWGWGALSRNWHSWGYLERDDDLLISRGVLWRKVTVVPYGRMQLVEVTSGPLDRKFGLARLQLHTAAAATDATIPGLDPAEAQRLRDRLTELGEARSAGL; encoded by the coding sequence ATGGACACGGTGGCACGAGGACCGGGACCGCGCGGGGGGACCGGTGAGGCCGGCGAGACCTGGCGGCCGGTGCTGCCCGCGCTGCTGCGCATGCGCCGGCTCCTGCTGGTGCTCTGGCTCGGCCCGCTCGCCCTGCTCTGCGGCCTGCTGCCGCCGCTGCTCGGCGCCGGGGCGTTCGCGCTGCTCGCGCTGCCGCCGCTGGCCGCGGCGGCGTGGGGCTGGGGGGCGCTGAGCCGCAACTGGCACTCCTGGGGCTACCTCGAACGCGACGACGACCTGCTCATCAGCCGCGGCGTGCTGTGGCGCAAGGTGACGGTCGTCCCGTACGGCAGGATGCAGCTGGTCGAGGTGACGTCGGGGCCGCTCGACCGCAAGTTCGGCCTGGCGCGGCTCCAGTTGCACACCGCGGCGGCGGCCACGGACGCCACGATTCCCGGACTCGACCCGGCCGAGGCGCAGCGGCTGCGCGACCGCCTCACGGAGCTGGGCGAGGCCCGTTCCGCGGGGCTGTGA
- a CDS encoding NADH-quinone oxidoreductase subunit D codes for MAETTVGIGGAAESTDMVLNIGPQHPATHGVLRLRLVVDGERITRAEPVVGYMHRGAEKLFEARDYRQIIVLANRHDWLSAFSNELGVVLAVERMLGMEVPERAVWLRTLLAELNRVLNHLMFLGSYPLELGGLTPMFYAFTEREDLQQVMEEVSGGRMHYMFNRVGGLKDELPAGWTGRARDAVAAVRGRLGRFDDMVLGNEVFLARTRGVGVLSAEAVHAYGVSGPIARASGVDFDLRRDEPYLAYGELGGVLRVATREAGDCLARFEVLLDQTRNALDLADACLDRLAELPPGPVNQRLPKVLKAPEGATYAWTENPLGLNGYYLVSKGEKTPYRLKLRSASFNNIQALGELLPGTLVSDMVAILGSFFFVVGDIDK; via the coding sequence ATGGCGGAGACGACGGTCGGGATCGGCGGGGCCGCGGAAAGTACGGACATGGTCCTCAACATCGGGCCCCAGCACCCCGCGACGCACGGCGTGCTGCGGTTGCGCCTGGTGGTCGACGGGGAGCGCATCACGCGGGCCGAGCCGGTGGTGGGCTACATGCACCGGGGCGCGGAGAAGCTGTTCGAGGCGCGCGACTACCGCCAGATCATCGTGCTGGCCAATCGGCACGACTGGCTGTCGGCGTTCTCCAACGAACTGGGCGTGGTCCTCGCCGTCGAGCGCATGCTCGGGATGGAGGTGCCGGAGCGCGCCGTGTGGCTGCGGACGCTGCTCGCCGAGCTGAACCGCGTCCTCAACCACCTGATGTTCCTCGGCTCCTACCCGCTCGAACTGGGCGGTCTCACGCCGATGTTCTACGCCTTCACCGAACGCGAGGACCTCCAGCAGGTGATGGAGGAGGTCTCCGGCGGGCGCATGCACTACATGTTCAACCGCGTCGGCGGCCTGAAGGACGAGCTGCCGGCCGGCTGGACGGGCCGGGCCAGGGACGCGGTCGCCGCCGTGCGCGGCCGGCTGGGCCGCTTCGACGACATGGTGCTCGGCAACGAGGTGTTCCTGGCCCGCACGCGCGGGGTCGGCGTGCTCTCCGCCGAGGCCGTCCACGCCTACGGCGTGTCCGGGCCCATCGCGCGGGCCAGCGGCGTCGACTTCGACCTGCGCCGGGACGAGCCGTACCTGGCCTACGGCGAGCTGGGCGGCGTGCTGCGCGTGGCGACCAGGGAGGCGGGGGACTGCCTGGCCAGGTTCGAGGTCCTGCTCGACCAGACGAGGAACGCGCTCGACCTGGCCGACGCCTGCCTCGACCGGCTCGCCGAGCTGCCGCCAGGACCCGTCAACCAGCGGCTGCCCAAGGTGCTGAAGGCACCCGAGGGCGCCACGTACGCGTGGACCGAGAACCCTTTGGGCCTCAACGGCTACTACCTGGTCTCCAAGGGCGAGAAGACCCCGTACCGGTTGAAGCTGCGCTCCGCCTCGTTCAACAACATCCAGGCGCTCGGCGAGCTGCTGCCCGGCACGCTGGTCTCGGACATGGTGGCCATCCTCGGGTCGTTCTTCTTCGTCGTCGGCGACAT